The sequence ATTTGGGATCAGCAAGCTCCAACTCCTTCAGATGAGGCCAGTTATCCCTGGGTAGAAGACTCGGCTTGTACAACGTTACCTTGGGTACCACCAGAGCTTCAGTGTAACGGCTGAAAGTTGACATGAATCTTGGCTTAATTATAACACTAACAGAGCCTTTGCATTTCATATGAAGTCTGTTACCAAGTCCACTGACAACCACCGAAGCTGATTTTTTATCAAGTCTAAGTCCTTGACAAAGTGATTCTGTGATGAAACTAGACTGAGCGCATTGATCAAGTAACGCTCTAGCCACAGAGTATACTCTGTGCTCTAGCTAACACAACATTTCCATGGGGTCCTTGCACTTTTACCCACGCAGTGGAAAGATGTGCTGTCTCAGGCCTGCTATTGATCGCATTAGTTAGTTTAGGTTCGATAGATTCTTCCGTAAAAACAGGAAATAAGCTTGTTGATTGGTTTTTCACACAGTTTTTCGAAGATTCAAAATTAGTTGAAGGCTCATGTAACAAGGTATGATGCTTTTTATGGCAAACCTGACATCTCCTTTTTGATGTGCAATTTCTCAAAACATGTTGTCCAAAACAATTGAAACAAAGATTTTTAGAAAGGACAAATTCCTTCCGTTGCTCTGCTGATTTACCACGAAAAGTTTCACAATACGCCAACCAATGGCTGCGGCCACACAAAGCACACAAGGGATTTTTCATTACGGTTGATCCGCCCACATGAAAACTCTTTGATTTGTATGATCCACTCTTTTCATGAAATTGACGTCGCTGTTGCATGCCCTTGGGAGATCCCGAAAATTGTTTATTACCACAACTTTCCAGACTGtccaaactcattatttttgtttttaggaaATTTCTAAGCATCTCATAAGTAGGAGGTGCAGTTGAATTCTCTAATTTAATTTCCCAATCACGTCGCGTTTGTGGGTCTAATCTTCTTTCAGTTATAAATGCAATTAAATCATCCCAATGGCATACTGGACGTCGCAACGCTTCAAGTGAGAGCAAGGGGTTCACTGTGCCGGCATAAATGCGGCGTAATTCAGACGCTGACTCGTTTTGCATCGATTTAAGATCAAACAACGCAGCAAGGTGAGCACTAGTTATGCGTCTATTATTCTCGTAATAATTTTGCAAAGATTGCCACGCAAGAGTGAAATTTTCTTCTGTGATCGGAATAGTTCGTACCAGGTCAGCAGCTTCACCAGAAAGACAGCGTAACAGATATTGCAATTTTGCAACCAGCGAAATATATTTGCGATCTATTATCATAGACTTCAGGAGATCTCGAAAAGTTTCCCAATTTCGGAAATCACCTGAGAATTTAGGTAACTCCGGGACAGGTAATCTAACAAGGTGATCACCCTCACTATGGGAAGTTATATTCTCACCATTCCGTTCACTTTTACTTGATGCTGATGCGAGGTTTGTAAGAAATTCTTCAAACTCACCCTTTCGTTGTAAGGACACTTCCTCAGCATTATCTAGGAAATGAGAGCAAAAATAATCATGCTGTAAATCTAAATATTCACTTTCGAGTAATTGTTCATGAGCGTCATTAATTTTTTGCCAATAATTGTCAATGCACTCCATTCGAACCTTACAAGATCCgcgattcatttttatagcaccttgttttttaaagtttatgaaggaattattaattttccttagaTAAGTCTTTTGATTTTCGTAAAAGCCATCCATTTTGATATGTAACTCAGTCAATCAGATTAGATAGTTCTGCTTGAGTTCGGCAAAATTGCGTTCACAATATAACCCTTTGATATCATTTACTTAGGTTAAGCCACATTAGCTAGATAAGATTTTCAACTCAGATGAAACTTGCTAAGTAACTTGGGCGTTATATAGATAAATTGAAACAATCTTACTGCTTTTCTGATGACTGCTAGCCCCAAAGACGCCCTCTGTTGTCGATGTACGATGTCTTCGTAGACGTCCGATGACAGTACGAGCGGGGACGAATCAGCCGTTGCAAGTACGACGACACGATGCACTCCTTCCCCCtccgatttcctcttctccgagcTGCTTTGAAGAGCTGTCTCTCGTGCCTCCGTCATGAGCCTCACGGTAGATAGGGATGACCAGCGGAACTTCTTTTTCGTCGTTGAGTTCCATTAGTCCGCCGATACGATTTTTCTCCGATAAACGATAATTATATGATACATTGACCGCCAAGATTCGCTAACACCTCCGTTAACGAGTAAACGGGACCGATAATCTGGTAAAGATTAATCCGGCAGCGATATAACCGGAAAGATATGTCCCGAGAAGATAAAACCGGTGATGATACATACGACCTCGGCAATCCAACGATTTTTAATATGGCGATGCTGAGATCAACGATACTGAGTCCGGTAAGATAGGTCCCGAAAAGATAAGATCCGATGTAATCCAGCACTATCCGCCGCGATCCGATGAGTTTCGATATGATCCGGCGTAATCCGATGAAATCCGTtgaaatccggcccgaaggaccaaaaaacaTGTACGCGATGGGTACAAAGATAAATGATTCGAAGGACCAGGCAATTTATGGATAATTGAAATTGCAATACTTCGGTTTGatgatatattacaaaaaaagggAGAACTCTCCCGTTCAACCGTTCTACATGGCGACCAAAAGCTGACTGCCTACCCTCGCgccggaacacgtgggggcagttacaaaatttgacttattcAATCAACGtaaatttgacttactctgtaAATAAAAGAAGAACGAATTAATTGGTGGGAATTCAAGCTGGattacaaagacttcaaacatgctgttttcggggatgattgaaataaaaaattctctacgaatagataagagttttacattgtcaaattatttaattttagaaatcccagtatagacgaatggcaagggtcaattttatcctaatttgaaaaaggccagattggccactccacgtgacgtcacagggacctagtttctatacgagtagataggagttttacatcgtctgagattaccaatgcatgcatgaggcacagagctcagggaaacatctctaaataataacttattaaaattgcctatggttggaaagtttccttcgtttgataaggtattaataaaccttttttaagccaagcgctacctgctagctgggtactctgctacctgctagcagcctgcgtcgtagcggcgctcatattctagccccaaggtcacctcacacggcggcagcgggaaccagaatgacgtcacacgggcttttcccagcattcgtacttagccgtcgcgttttcgcgcgcttgaaaattttcacttttcatttaatcgcgaaaatagatgtcgtcatttaaaaacctgagagcgtgaaatgcatactccaggaggaataatctttagatttaggcaaaaaaataataaaccaccctattgtaacttttatatcataagatggcattgtcttacaAATATGTATAACGacttaaattaaaactttcttaaactttgaatgagacttgattatttttattgcgataaaagtagaggtaactcaagatatcttgagttttttctgtatcagcTACTGGACCCAACCGTGAAGTGTGACCGCATCCACAGCCGAATTCTCACTCACTTCACTGACTTTTGGCCAGTGCATTCAATTCGGCAGCGCGAGAGTGGGGGGCGGAAAATGATGAGAGAATTGAAAGCATTCCGCGGGAATACCGCGTTAGAAACTACCTTCTAGGCCTACGTAATTGCTGATCACTCGTTCGTTCAGGAAAACTGCCTGCTATAGCGCTTCGCATATTTTTACAATCGTGGATTTCGGAATACAGGGTATTCTGTCATAAAAAACGACCTTAGCCCTTCAGATTTAAAGTTGGTGtattcaaagaaaagaaaaatataactccCATTTAGGGTGCATTCTTATCGTAAAGGAATGGATCATGATCGGTTagatttgtataattattttaatttccttgcaaCATGCATGCGTTGGACGCGGGGCGCAATCCAGCTTGGCTTCAGCCATTTCTAGTTGAGTGCCCATTGGGTTGAAATATATTTGATGCGGTGATGGAATATATGCCATAGAATCGAAGACAACACCTCATCATTCTCGAACTACTAAATATCTATGCCCGAGAGAGGATACGACTCCGCTGTCTAAGGATGCCTAGTCAGCCGCGTTTCAGActtgaataatgtttttatagCCGTCTCCTACTGCTTTGtgtcaaaaaaatttttatcttgcattcttattatttttgagGATTGATGTTCGTGTATCGCTTCACCTATTTTCCACCTCAGAATATTCTGGGGACCTCCATTCCCTTACCTTAACGTCTATTGCTTCCCTTTAATCTTGAATCGCTTTAAGCAGCTTTAAACAGTTCTGCCATTGGGTAAAAGTGTATTGGGTGGAGGTGGAATCACGGAGTTATCAAAAACCCAGTATCGGATACAAAAAATGCTTATCTGTTATGGATCATTCACTGAATACGTATATTGTTCGTTATTCTTCACGAAAATCCATTTAAAAAGGAACATTCACGCAATTCAGAAGTCCATAGAGACGAGTTTAATGATGAGGATAAGCAGCTAAGGAAGCGTGACGGGAGGTGTAAAGCCTCATTGCCAGCACAGCATATTCGCCATTCGTCTGGGTATCACCTTCCCTCAGCATGGCCTTAACTCTACTCAATCGAGTCATCGGATATCGTTGCCAAGACCGACCAGCCCGACTGCTTGCCTCGAAGTTGAATCGGACATAATCCCTCAGCTGGACTcgtgaatattacaaaagggaaTCCTCAAgccagcctctaaatgtgttgtcacctaccgcgcatttaaatgggtttacaaaagtcgccactcgcgcctCTAACGGACAAAatcatccgagtttcacggggaaataaggggTAATCACGGATATTAATCGAAAtgtatatgcatgatgatgtgagcTATCGAATCTAACTTTTAAATGCTACTCCTCGTAATTAAtgacattatactgcaaaatatcggaaaaaagtggatcgcattgcattcatcgctgcgccgcggacatttttgaaaaccgattaaaatgcgaccgaagtggcaacacaaatcagccttctatgggatggaattgggcctcctctctgCATTTCCCTTGGCTGGACTGATCGGGTTGGAAGGTGCATTGCACGGGTGAGGCCGCAGTTGTCGGACGCCCTCGGCCGCCGACTGCTTTGCACGCCTCCTACTTCTCGCGGCTTTGGGTCCGGAT comes from Ischnura elegans chromosome X, ioIscEleg1.1, whole genome shotgun sequence and encodes:
- the LOC124171707 gene encoding uncharacterized protein LOC124171707 isoform X3: MTEARETALQSSSEKRKSEGEGVHRVVVLATADSSPLVLSSDVYEDIVHRQQRASLGLAVIRKAIMLRKCPYNERSHHYLRKKFRL